The DNA window ATACCATGGGCCTGCTCAATTCCCCCGTGCTCGGCTCGCCGCTGTACGGACATGCCTGGAGCTTCTGGGTGGTGATCTGGATCTCGGCCCTCGTGTCGGCGGGCCTGGGCGTCGTGATCGGCGCTCCAACTCTCCGGGTCCGAGGTGACTATCTCGCCATCATCACGCTCGCCTTCGGGGAGATCATCCCCGTGGCCATCCGGAATCTCGGGGACATCACGATCGACGTGGGCGGCTGGCGCCCGGTCGAGCGGCTCAACCTGACCGGCGGCGAGAACGGCGTGAACCCCGTCGGGCGGCCGTACCTGCCCGGCGTACCGTTCGAGACCGATCCCGTGCCCTGGTACTTCCTGATCCTCGTCATCGGCGCCCTCTCGCTCTGGGCGATGAGCCGGCTCCAGGACTCGCGCCTCGGCCGTGCGTGGATGGCGATCCGCGAGGACGAGACGGCCGCCGAC is part of the Candidatus Methylomirabilota bacterium genome and encodes:
- a CDS encoding branched-chain amino acid ABC transporter permease, which gives rise to MGGSGGGAAPLPPRSGTIDSRLRPFPAALLLTGLMVYPFLDHLLHAQTVHAVTDAMIYVLLALGLNIVVGYAGLLDLGYAAFFAIGAYTMGLLNSPVLGSPLYGHAWSFWVVIWISALVSAGLGVVIGAPTLRVRGDYLAIITLAFGEIIPVAIRNLGDITIDVGGWRPVERLNLTGGENGVNPVGRPYLPGVPFETDPVPWYFLILVIGALSLWAMSRLQDSRLGRAWMAIREDETAAD